The Archangium primigenium genomic interval GTGCTCGCGCGAGGCCATGTTGCCGGTGCTGGCCTTGGCGAAGGCCCCCACGGCGCAGTCGTTGGCGTAGTCACCCGGCTCGAAGTGGGGGAACGGGACGATGCCCTCCCAGGGGTGGTTGTTGTCGTTCTTGTCGATGTGCGTGTTGGCCACGAACACGTCGATCTTCGGGAAGCACAACGAGCCGATGCCCGGCAGGGGGCAGAAGTCGAACTGGTACATGCCCACGTCCTTGTCGGGCTTCTTCTTGGCCTCTCCCGGGAACACGACCCGCCAGTGGATGCCCTTGTTGCGGTAGTCGCCGCGGCTCATGGCCCAGATGCTCGTCTTGAGCGTGCTGTCGCGATCCTCGCGCGGGTCTCCATAGCACTTGCGCCAGGTGCGCTTGTCCAGGAGCCCGGGGTACTGGGGGCAGCTGAACGGATTCTTGATGGCGCCGGCCAGCGAGGAGGGTCCCAGCTTGATGTAGTACGGATCGTCCGAGGCCAACACGTCACCCTGGGCGATCATGCCCATGGGCTTGTCGGGCAGGTCCCGGTGCTCGCGGATCTTGTTCCAGCCCTTGGCCTTCGACTTGCTCGTGCCCTCGTTGATGTCGCCGTAGCCGAGCCGGTAGGTGAGAAAGCGCGTCTGGCCCCACTTGGGGATCGCGTCGAGCAGGATCTCGATGGGCTTGAGCCAGTCCGGGATGGGCAGCAGCTTGCCCAGGCGCCGGTCGGTGACGAGCGTCTCCGGGCAGAGGCTGACGTCGCCCTTGTTGCAGGCGTAGCGGGTGGCGTTGGTGATGCCGCCCATGACGCGCTTGGCGCGCGCCACCTTGTCGTCCTCGTTGCGCGCCGCGGGGTCGAGCGCGCTCATGGGGTTGGCGGGACTCAGCGGCTTGCCGTTGGCTTCGTCGTAGTGGGACCGGCTGTAGAGGCACTGGTTGATGAGCCCGGTGATGGCCTGCGACGCCTTGGAGTTCACGTTGGGATCATTGGCCTGGATGATGGCGTTGGAGGTGCCGAGCACATAGGTGGAGGTGGACAACATCACCGCGGTGGCCGCCCCCGCCATCACCGAATTGAGCACCCGGTGCGCCGGGATGATCACCCTGCCGATCATCTGGTCGGCGAAGTCCAGGATGGGCTTGAGCACCAGCAGCATGCCCTTGAGCACCGAGACGATGGCATCCAGGGCCTTCATGACCACGCCCACGTAGGGCAGGTTGTCGAGCACGGCGCAGACGACCGGCCAGATGACCCCGCTGCGGCTGTCCTTGGGGAAGCACGGCCCGATGGTGCGGATGAACCCGTAGATGTCCGTGAGGAAGGCCTGCACGGAGAACAGGAACGAGTCCGTGGACTGCCAGATCATCGCCGACACGTAGTGCGACACCTGGGTGCGGTTGGTGAAGGCGTAGAAGTTGAAGGCGCGCGCCTCCATGGCGGCCGTGGAGTAGGCCGCCGCGTCCGCCGTGTTCTGCAGGCGGATGCGCTCGTGCACGCTGTGCCCGATGTTGACCGTGGTCATGAGCGCGATGCTCAGGATGAACATCAGGAGACAGGCGAGGACGAGGGCCTGGCCTTCCTGGCGCCGAAGGCCGCGTCGCAATGCGCGAGTCACCATGTTACAGGCCCCAATCCGGGTTCAGGTGCATCAACCACTTGTAGTAGAAGTTGGACTGCATCCGCATGCTGTACGTCGCCGTCAGCGGGATGAAGTAGCGCTTGCCGATGACGCTCGAGAGCAGCGGGATGCTGCCGGTGGCCAGGCCCCAGAGCACCGTCATCTCCAGGCGGTAGAGCGTGTTGTAGCCGCGCTCGTGCGCGAGCCCCCGCACCGGCGCCATGGCCACCTGGTTCATGCCGCCCTGCTGGTTGGTCATGCTCACCCGGGTGTTGAGCGTGGGCTTGTAGATGGCGCCGCCGAGCGACACACCGGCGTTGGCCGCCCACCACGCGGTGAAGATGATCCAGTTGGCGAAGGGCACCCGCAGCTCGTACCAGTAGCGCACGCGGATGCTCAGCACGGTGGCCTTGCGGTAGACCTCCTCGCCATTGTCCGGCAGGGGGAGGTTGAAGAACTTGGCGATCTTCGACTCGAGCTCCGGCACCTCGGGGTAGGTGTCCGGGCCGTCGAAGTCCAGCTCCTTCCAGTTGTGGCCCGAGCGCAGCTTCCACACGCTCTGGATGGGCGAGTACCAGGAGGGGCTCACCGTATCGACGCGCACCTGGCCGAAGAGGTTGGAGCCGTTGACCGTGGCGGGCACCACCGAGTTCTTGTTCGGCCAGGCCAGCAGCTGCATCGCCTGGTCGTAGGCCTGGGCGATCGCCCACGTCTTGCCCAGGTTGAGGATGTCGTCCGTGCGCCCCATGGTGGGCAGCAGCGCCACGATGGCCGCGTCGTGCATGCGCTCGTTGTTGCCGTTCCACACGATGCCGGTGCGGGCCGCGGAGTACGCCGCGTACTCCGTCATCAGCTTCGCCTGTTGCATCATCGTGAGCTGGATGAGCCCCAGGCCGAGGAACACCATCAACGGAAGGACCAGCGCCGACTCGACCGCTGCTTGGCCAGATTGCCGGGGCGGGGGGGGATGTTCACTCATGGATACCTCCATGTAGCGACATCCCTCGGAAAGAGGGTATCGGTCAGGTGGACGCCGCCGGGAGAGGGAGCCGCATCCTGCCCTCATCCGAGGGGGCACGACAAGACGTCACTCGGAAGCAAGCTGCCAACCACGGCGGCATGACTTTGACACTTTCCCTGACTACTGGATAACATCACGGGCCGCTGGTGCCCCGGGCCCCCAGCTTGCAGCGCCGTCCTGCACATCCAGCCTTCCGCGCCCCGGGCGCCCCCCATTCCGTTGGAGGTCCTCGAGACATGTTGAAGGGCAAGACTCCTCTTTTCATCGCATTGGGCCTGGGCCTGCTTGCCGGACTCATCGCGTGGTCCGCGATCAAGAAGAAGGAAGCCGATGTGCGCAGGGGCTGGAACCTGGTGCCAGTGGTCGTGGCCACCCAGGACATCCCCGAGGGTACGGTCATCACCTTCGACATGATCAGCCAGCGACAGGTCCCCGAGCAGTTCGTGACGTCCTCGGTGGTCAAGCCCGACTCGGCCAACTACGTGGTGGGCCAGAAGGTGCTGGTGGCGCTGCAGACGGGTGACGCGCTGCTCTGGAGCCAGTTCGAGACGACCAAGGCCGCCGAGCGCCTGTCCACCAAGGTGCAGAAGAAGGTCCGCGCGGTCGCCATCGAGGCGCGCAACACCACGTCCGTGGGCGGCTGGGTGCGCCCCAACGATCACGTGGACGTGATCGGCACCTTCCGCGACCCGCAGACGGACGAGAACGTGGCGGTGACGCTCCTGCAGAACGTCATCGTGCTGGCCACCGGCAAGGTGACGGGCACCACCAACGTCAACCTCATCCCGGAGAACCAGCGCGAGTACAACAACATCACGCTCATGGTCATCCCCGAGGAGGCGGAGATCCTCACCCTGGCCGCGGAGCTCGGCAGCCTCACGCTGTCGCTGCGCAACGAGGACGACGTGGACATGATCGAGGAGCGGGGTCGCGCCACCATCACCACGCTGCTGTCGGGTGAGCGCACGCGCGTGCTCGAGGCCAAGCGCCGCGAGATCATCCAGATCATCAAGGGCAACCCGACCGAGAAGAGCGCGGCGTCGTCGCCTTGAGCGCGTCCGCGTCGTTGTCCTTCCCCCGCCGCTGAAGGAAGTCCTCGCCCATGTTGGCCGGAATCGTCCTCCTCCTCGTCACCGGATCGGTCTTCTTCTTCAGCTTGGTGATCTTCACCGTGCTGGCGAAGGCCTACGAGCAGTACCAGGAGCGCTACGTCGTCAAGTCGATGAACGACTTGAGCGACATGTTCCTCTTCATCGATGCCCGTCAGTTGCTGGTGCTCAACATCGCCAGCATGTGTTTGTTGGGCATCCTGTCGTACATCATCTTCAACCCCATCCTGTGCGTGCTCAGCACGATCTTCGGCTTCTTCCTGCCGATCATCCTGGTGAAGCACTACCGCAAGCGCCGCATCAAGAAGTTCAACGTGCAGTTGGTGGACGCGCTGCAGGCCATGGCCAACGCCTTCAAGGCCGGTCTCACGTTCCCCCAGGCCATCGAGCACGTGGCGCGTGAGGCACAGCCGCCCCTGTCGCAGGAGTTCGGGCTGTTCGTGAAGGAAGTGAAGCTCGGCGTGCCGCTGGAAGAGGCCCTCATCAACATGGGCCGCCGCGTGGGCAGTGACGACCTGGAACTGGTCGTGGTGGCCACGAACATCGCCCGGCAGCTGGGCGGCAACATGGCGGAGATGTTCGAGACCATCTCCAGCGTCATCCGCGAGCGCTTCCGGCTCGAGGGCAAGATCGACGCGCTCACCTCCCAGGGCAAGCTGCAGGGCTGGGTGGTGGCGGCCATGCCGGCCATCCTCGGCCTCGTGCTCAACTACATGCGCCCCGACCTGATGGAGCCCATGATGGACCACTGGTTCGGCTACGTGCTCGTCACCGTGATCGCCATCATGGAGCTGTTGGGCATCTTCATCATCCGGCGCATCGTCAACATCGACATCTGAGGACACTCCGTGAGCGACATCCTGACGGAAACGTTGATGGGAGGCTCGGCGCTGATGGTCGTGGCGTCGGTGGGCTTCTTCGGCTTCGGCATCTACCAGAACTACTTCTCCCAGTTCGTGGCCGAGGTGCAGGACGAGTCGGCCGGTGGCATGTCGGGCATGGGCTCGGTGGCCATCCGCAAGCTGGGCGCCATGAACCGCCGCATCATGTGGCCGGGCTACGAGTCCAAGATGCGCCGCAAGCTCATCAAGGCGGGTGAGCCCCAGGCGTTCAAGCCCGAGGACATCATGGCCCTCCAGGAGGTCTCCTCGGTGGTCGGCCTGCTGATGGGCCTCATCCTGGTGAACTTCGTGGGGGAGAACCTGGCCTGGTCGCTGCTGTTCGCGCTCTTCGGCATGTACTACCCGCTTATCTGGGTGAACGACCAGGTGAAGAAGCGCCACCTGCAGATCTCCCGCGCGCTGCCCTACAGCCTGGACCTGCTGACGCTGTCGGTGGAAGCCGGTCTGGACTTCACGGGCGCGCTGGCCAAGGTGGTGGAGAAGGGCAAGGTGGGCCCGCTGCGCGAGGAGTTCCAGATCGTCCTCAAGCAGCTCAAGATGGGCAAGACGCGCGAGGAGTGCCTCAAGGCGATGATCGCCCGTGTGGATCTGCCGTCGCTCACCACGTTCGTCACCGCGCTCGTGCAGGCGGACAAGATGGGCACCAGCCTGGGCAAGGTGCTGCGCATCCAGTCCACCCAGTTGCGCATCGACCGCACCCAGCGCGCCGAGAAGCTGGCGGGTGAGGCCCCGGTGAAGATGCTCTTCCCGCTCATCGCGTGCATCTTCCCCACAGTGTTCCTGGTGCTCTTCGGGCCGATCGTGTTCCAGTTCATGTTCGGCGACATCACCGCCTCCGCGTAGGCGCACGCCGGACACGCGCATCATCGTCAAGGGACTCACGTGGGACGTCGCTCCCACGTGGGCTCCGTTTTTTTTTCCAGGGCCGGCCATGAGCGAGAAAGACACCAAGCTACCCCCGCGTCGGGGTGGTCGTCAGGAAGCCCCGTCGGTGATGGGCACCGACGACGACATGCTGGCGCCTTCCTCGGACCCCGATTCGATTCCACCCGAGTCCGAGTCCGCGGGCAGGTCCGAGCGGACGGCCGTGTTCCGGGCCCCGGCGCACGGGGAGCGTCCGTCCTCCGAGGACGAGCCGCCCGCGTCGGAGGCCACCGTCATCCGCATGGCGCCCGAGCGCCCCCCGCCCAAGGCCGAGCCGCCCGCGTCGGAGGCCACCGTCATCCGCATGGCGCCCGAGCGCCCGCCGTCCAAGGCCACGCCCAAGGTGCCCGCGCGTCCCTCGCGCTCCACGGAGTCCGTGCACGACAAGGAGACGCTGCCTCCGGGGAGCGCGGCGCTGGCCCGCTCCGGGCCTCGTGCCCCCGTCAAGGCGGCCAAGCCCGCGTCGTCGGCCCCCGTGAAGGCCTCGGCCAGCGGGCGGGCCCTGGCCTCGCGGCCCTCCGCTCCGGACGCGGGCTCCGCCCTGTCCGCTTCCGACAAGGCCCGCCGCCGCCGCGAGGCGGGCGAGACGCTGGGCGGTCAGTTGTCGCTGTGGTGGGGCGACATGTCCGCCAAGGGCAAGAGCATCGTGGGCCTGCTGGTCGGAGGCCTGCTGGTGGGCATGCTCGCGGCGCTGGTCATCGTCTTCAAGCCGAAGATCGAGCAGCGCTTCAAGGGAGACGAGCCCGTGGACCTCACGGTCAAGGTCCTCAAGGACTCCTTCGGTCTGGGCGAGGGCGTGGATTGGAACCAGCCCAACGAGAAGGAGTTCACGTTCGACTTCGTGTCTCCCACGCGCGCTGTGGCGGTCATCCGCTACCACGCGAGCGGCATCTCCAAGGACGAGGTGTCCATCGCGGTCAACGCGGTGAACGTGGGCTGGGTGCCTCCGGATACCGTCAACACCGCCGAGCGCGAGGTGCAGCTCATCCTCACCCCCGGCATGCTCAAGCGGGGCGAGGGCAACCGGGTCCTCTTCGACAACGTGCGCAACCCCCCCGGCGAGGACAGCTGGCGCATCTGGAACCT includes:
- a CDS encoding pilus assembly protein TadG-related protein — protein: MRRGLRRQEGQALVLACLLMFILSIALMTTVNIGHSVHERIRLQNTADAAAYSTAAMEARAFNFYAFTNRTQVSHYVSAMIWQSTDSFLFSVQAFLTDIYGFIRTIGPCFPKDSRSGVIWPVVCAVLDNLPYVGVVMKALDAIVSVLKGMLLVLKPILDFADQMIGRVIIPAHRVLNSVMAGAATAVMLSTSTYVLGTSNAIIQANDPNVNSKASQAITGLINQCLYSRSHYDEANGKPLSPANPMSALDPAARNEDDKVARAKRVMGGITNATRYACNKGDVSLCPETLVTDRRLGKLLPIPDWLKPIEILLDAIPKWGQTRFLTYRLGYGDINEGTSKSKAKGWNKIREHRDLPDKPMGMIAQGDVLASDDPYYIKLGPSSLAGAIKNPFSCPQYPGLLDKRTWRKCYGDPREDRDSTLKTSIWAMSRGDYRNKGIHWRVVFPGEAKKKPDKDVGMYQFDFCPLPGIGSLCFPKIDVFVANTHIDKNDNNHPWEGIVPFPHFEPGDYANDCAVGAFAKASTGNMASREHDFNQPSTWVMLNKNTQQLHNTQADATGATHNSPGLLNSTGKVSFSLGAAGTETLDLDNDRKKFLGFAEGMNVISRGQTYYHRPGNWAEQPNFFNPYWRPRLAAVWQGKNSLPLINQISNALPAAVKDAPAKIITH
- a CDS encoding TadE/TadG family type IV pilus assembly protein, with amino-acid sequence MSEHPPPPRQSGQAAVESALVLPLMVFLGLGLIQLTMMQQAKLMTEYAAYSAARTGIVWNGNNERMHDAAIVALLPTMGRTDDILNLGKTWAIAQAYDQAMQLLAWPNKNSVVPATVNGSNLFGQVRVDTVSPSWYSPIQSVWKLRSGHNWKELDFDGPDTYPEVPELESKIAKFFNLPLPDNGEEVYRKATVLSIRVRYWYELRVPFANWIIFTAWWAANAGVSLGGAIYKPTLNTRVSMTNQQGGMNQVAMAPVRGLAHERGYNTLYRLEMTVLWGLATGSIPLLSSVIGKRYFIPLTATYSMRMQSNFYYKWLMHLNPDWGL
- the cpaB gene encoding Flp pilus assembly protein CpaB; this translates as MLKGKTPLFIALGLGLLAGLIAWSAIKKKEADVRRGWNLVPVVVATQDIPEGTVITFDMISQRQVPEQFVTSSVVKPDSANYVVGQKVLVALQTGDALLWSQFETTKAAERLSTKVQKKVRAVAIEARNTTSVGGWVRPNDHVDVIGTFRDPQTDENVAVTLLQNVIVLATGKVTGTTNVNLIPENQREYNNITLMVIPEEAEILTLAAELGSLTLSLRNEDDVDMIEERGRATITTLLSGERTRVLEAKRREIIQIIKGNPTEKSAASSP
- a CDS encoding type II secretion system F family protein, encoding MLAGIVLLLVTGSVFFFSLVIFTVLAKAYEQYQERYVVKSMNDLSDMFLFIDARQLLVLNIASMCLLGILSYIIFNPILCVLSTIFGFFLPIILVKHYRKRRIKKFNVQLVDALQAMANAFKAGLTFPQAIEHVAREAQPPLSQEFGLFVKEVKLGVPLEEALINMGRRVGSDDLELVVVATNIARQLGGNMAEMFETISSVIRERFRLEGKIDALTSQGKLQGWVVAAMPAILGLVLNYMRPDLMEPMMDHWFGYVLVTVIAIMELLGIFIIRRIVNIDI
- a CDS encoding type II secretion system F family protein, with product MSDILTETLMGGSALMVVASVGFFGFGIYQNYFSQFVAEVQDESAGGMSGMGSVAIRKLGAMNRRIMWPGYESKMRRKLIKAGEPQAFKPEDIMALQEVSSVVGLLMGLILVNFVGENLAWSLLFALFGMYYPLIWVNDQVKKRHLQISRALPYSLDLLTLSVEAGLDFTGALAKVVEKGKVGPLREEFQIVLKQLKMGKTREECLKAMIARVDLPSLTTFVTALVQADKMGTSLGKVLRIQSTQLRIDRTQRAEKLAGEAPVKMLFPLIACIFPTVFLVLFGPIVFQFMFGDITASA
- a CDS encoding FHA domain-containing protein, yielding MGTDDDMLAPSSDPDSIPPESESAGRSERTAVFRAPAHGERPSSEDEPPASEATVIRMAPERPPPKAEPPASEATVIRMAPERPPSKATPKVPARPSRSTESVHDKETLPPGSAALARSGPRAPVKAAKPASSAPVKASASGRALASRPSAPDAGSALSASDKARRRREAGETLGGQLSLWWGDMSAKGKSIVGLLVGGLLVGMLAALVIVFKPKIEQRFKGDEPVDLTVKVLKDSFGLGEGVDWNQPNEKEFTFDFVSPTRAVAVIRYHASGISKDEVSIAVNAVNVGWVPPDTVNTAEREVQLILTPGMLKRGEGNRVLFDNVRNPPGEDSWRIWNLRIEVIPVPNLPPQELLEAARTTARRARSYYDRRVVGPENLLLAWENYRSAWITLEALDEKPDLYDDVRHMLAEISVELDRKCGQLLLDFQRNIQFKDMTRAALVLEDINRTFPTPSHRCHNLSIEKANQYEL